A genomic segment from Sulfuritalea hydrogenivorans sk43H encodes:
- a CDS encoding TolC family protein: MATGNRGQSGRALVCAVALMLGQAALAADAGKPAGGLASALEQAWRLHPQAAALDARDAEARAARDIAGGLTPEPGAIAIGSRNDRWNRDRGQQEYEIELATPLWLPGQKAAHEDAAASQIDEVAAKRIALRWELAGELREAWWALAAARNARALAARRVETARALESDVRRRFRAGDLSRIDGNLAQSEVLAAEAELIEAEANRLQAEQLLRTLTGAGAPVDIGEEAPAPTGKAQLTAEANATMATHPLLAAAAAAARSARARATVAAESRRAAPELAFRAVRERGDFAEPYANSIGVRLKIPFSSGALVRRDTAAAQAEASQADAEMLRARTRVELETERARRALAAAGLQLAMAEERRTLAADNLRLAEKAFTLGESDLSALLRIRAAAYDTESFYDRQRVARAAAISRLQQALGVLP, encoded by the coding sequence ATGGCAACAGGAAATCGCGGGCAAAGTGGCAGGGCACTGGTCTGCGCCGTGGCGCTGATGCTCGGTCAGGCTGCCCTGGCAGCGGATGCCGGCAAGCCGGCGGGCGGTCTGGCGTCCGCGCTGGAACAGGCCTGGCGGCTGCATCCGCAGGCGGCCGCGCTGGATGCGCGCGACGCCGAGGCGCGGGCGGCGCGGGACATTGCCGGCGGGCTGACGCCGGAACCGGGTGCCATTGCCATCGGCAGCCGCAACGACCGCTGGAATCGCGATCGGGGGCAACAGGAATACGAAATCGAGTTGGCAACGCCCTTGTGGCTGCCAGGACAAAAGGCGGCGCACGAGGATGCGGCCGCGAGCCAGATCGATGAAGTGGCGGCGAAGCGCATCGCTTTGCGCTGGGAACTGGCCGGAGAGCTGCGCGAGGCGTGGTGGGCGCTGGCCGCAGCGCGCAACGCGCGGGCGCTGGCGGCCCGTCGCGTGGAGACTGCACGCGCACTGGAATCCGACGTGCGGCGGCGTTTCCGCGCCGGCGATCTGTCGCGCATCGACGGCAACCTGGCGCAGTCGGAAGTGCTCGCCGCCGAGGCGGAACTGATCGAGGCCGAGGCAAACCGGCTGCAGGCGGAACAGCTCCTGCGTACGCTGACCGGTGCCGGCGCGCCGGTCGACATCGGCGAGGAAGCGCCGGCGCCAACTGGGAAGGCGCAGCTAACCGCGGAGGCGAATGCAACCATGGCGACGCATCCGCTGCTGGCCGCCGCCGCCGCCGCCGCGCGCAGCGCGCGGGCGCGCGCCACGGTCGCCGCCGAATCCCGGCGTGCGGCACCGGAACTGGCATTCCGCGCGGTACGCGAGCGCGGCGACTTCGCCGAGCCCTACGCCAACAGCATCGGCGTGCGCTTGAAAATTCCGTTTTCCTCGGGCGCGCTGGTGCGCCGCGACACCGCCGCGGCACAGGCCGAGGCCAGCCAGGCCGACGCCGAAATGCTGCGCGCGCGAACCCGCGTCGAGCTGGAGACGGAACGCGCCCGACGCGCGCTTGCCGCGGCCGGACTACAGCTCGCCATGGCCGAAGAGCGCCGTACGCTGGCCGCCGACAATCTGCGCCTGGCCGAAAAGGCGTTCACGCTGGGCGAATCCGATTTGTCGGCGCTGCTGCGCATCCGCGCCGCCGCCTACGATACCGAATCCTTTTACGACCGTCAGCGCGTGGCCCGCGCCGCGGCGATATCGCGTTTGCAGCAAGCCCTGGGAGTATTGCCGTGA
- a CDS encoding heavy metal response regulator transcription factor: protein MKLLVVEDEPKTGDYLRQGLVEAGFVVDLARDGVDGLHLGETGDYDLAILDVMLPKLDGWQVLAGLRRAGREMPVLFLTARDQVEDRVKGLELGADDYLVKPFAFAELLARVRTLLRRGSRSQEPQQLRAADLELDLLRRRAARGGRHIDLTAKEFALLELLLRRQGEVLPRSLIASQVWDMNFDSDTNVIEVAMRRLRAKIDDGFEPKLIRTVRGMGYVLEVEAT from the coding sequence ATGAAACTTCTGGTGGTGGAAGACGAGCCGAAAACCGGCGACTACCTCAGGCAGGGGCTGGTCGAGGCGGGCTTCGTCGTCGACCTGGCGCGCGACGGGGTGGATGGCCTGCATCTGGGCGAAACCGGTGACTACGACCTGGCGATCCTCGACGTGATGCTGCCGAAACTGGATGGCTGGCAGGTGTTGGCCGGCCTGCGCCGCGCCGGGCGCGAAATGCCGGTGCTGTTTCTTACCGCCCGCGACCAGGTCGAGGATCGCGTCAAGGGGCTGGAACTCGGCGCCGACGATTACCTGGTCAAGCCCTTCGCATTCGCCGAGCTGCTGGCCCGCGTGCGCACCCTGTTGCGGCGCGGCAGCCGCAGCCAGGAGCCGCAGCAGTTGCGCGCGGCGGATCTGGAACTGGATCTGCTACGGCGTCGCGCCGCGCGCGGCGGCCGCCACATCGACCTCACCGCCAAGGAGTTCGCGCTGCTGGAACTCCTGCTGCGCCGCCAGGGCGAAGTCCTGCCGCGATCCCTGATCGCCTCGCAGGTGTGGGACATGAATTTCGACAGCGACACCAATGTCATTGAAGTGGCGATGCGCCGCCTGCGCGCCAAGATCGACGACGGTTTCGAGCCGAAACTGATTCGCACCGTGCGCGGCATGGGCTATGTGCTCGAGGTGGAGGCGACGTGA
- a CDS encoding heavy metal sensor histidine kinase — protein sequence MRCGTSITARLTLLFAAVSTAVLLGLGMLIGNAVEQHFVEQDMEVLSGKTQLAANLLEQLHSPAESNTLLRQLDDSLVGHHGLAVVVLDAEGKRVFATANAAFPRAMLEPAGAGSKPRSWTQAGQPWRGIASLLPTGDRNLSPMLVAVAVDISHHEHFMESFRQTLWLFVAIAAILVGFLGWVVARRGLAPLQAMRRDAASVTANRLDTRLSLDAVPVELAELAETLNDMLARLEDSFQRLKDFSSDLAHELRTPISNLMTQTQVALARARSEDEYREVLASNAEEYERLARMVGDMLFLAQADHGLVVPSREPVDLALQVRELFDFFDALAEEKGLRLTLTGSGQVSGDKLMLRRALANLISNAIRHTPAGGAIRVDIESSSEGTKLSVENSGEPIPREQMSRIFDRFYRGDPSRHEGGEGAGLGLAITRSIIRAHGGEIGVRSVTGGVCFELRMT from the coding sequence GTGAGGTGCGGCACGTCGATCACCGCGCGCCTGACCCTGCTGTTCGCCGCCGTGTCGACGGCCGTGCTGCTGGGGCTGGGGATGCTGATCGGCAATGCGGTCGAACAGCACTTCGTCGAACAGGACATGGAGGTGCTGAGCGGCAAAACGCAGCTGGCCGCCAACTTGCTGGAACAGCTGCACTCGCCGGCGGAATCGAACACCCTACTGCGCCAGCTCGACGATTCTCTGGTCGGCCATCACGGGCTCGCCGTGGTGGTCCTCGATGCCGAAGGGAAGCGCGTGTTCGCGACCGCCAATGCGGCATTTCCGCGCGCCATGCTGGAACCGGCGGGCGCCGGCAGCAAACCACGGTCTTGGACCCAGGCCGGTCAACCCTGGCGCGGCATCGCCAGCTTGCTGCCGACCGGCGACCGAAATTTGTCGCCGATGCTGGTCGCGGTGGCCGTGGATATTTCCCATCACGAGCACTTCATGGAGTCCTTCCGCCAGACGCTGTGGCTGTTCGTTGCCATTGCCGCAATCCTGGTGGGTTTCCTCGGCTGGGTCGTGGCGCGGCGCGGTTTGGCGCCCCTGCAGGCCATGCGACGCGATGCGGCAAGCGTCACGGCGAACCGCCTCGACACCCGCTTGAGCCTCGACGCCGTGCCGGTCGAGCTTGCCGAACTGGCCGAGACCCTGAACGATATGCTGGCCCGGCTGGAGGATTCCTTCCAGCGCCTGAAGGACTTCTCGTCCGACCTGGCCCACGAACTGCGCACGCCGATCAGCAATCTGATGACGCAGACCCAGGTGGCGCTGGCACGGGCGCGCAGCGAGGACGAGTACCGCGAGGTGCTGGCGTCGAATGCCGAGGAGTACGAACGCCTGGCGCGCATGGTCGGCGACATGCTGTTCCTGGCGCAGGCCGACCACGGGCTGGTGGTGCCGAGCCGCGAACCGGTCGATCTGGCGCTGCAAGTGCGCGAACTGTTCGACTTCTTCGATGCGCTGGCCGAGGAAAAAGGCCTGCGGCTCACGCTGACGGGCAGCGGCCAGGTCAGCGGCGACAAGCTGATGCTGCGCCGGGCGCTGGCCAACCTGATCTCCAACGCGATCCGGCACACGCCGGCGGGCGGAGCTATCCGGGTCGACATCGAGTCCAGCAGCGAGGGCACCAAACTGTCGGTGGAGAATTCCGGCGAGCCGATTCCGCGGGAACAGATGTCGCGGATCTTCGATCGCTTCTATCGCGGCGATCCGTCGCGTCACGAAGGGGGCGAAGGCGCCGGCTTGGGCCTCGCCATCACCCGTTCGATCATTCGCGCGCACGGCGGAGAGATAGGCGTCCGGTCGGTGACGGGAGGCGTGTGTTTCGAACTGAGGATGACGTGA
- a CDS encoding copper-binding protein has protein sequence MKHLVLRTAAAAAFALFLQPVIAMDHSSHTAAPAKAASQPLSEGTVRRLDRAAGSITISHGPIENLGMGAMTMTFTFKKGVVPASVKDGDKLSFRAEEKGGQYSVVRVEAVK, from the coding sequence ATGAAACACCTTGTTTTGCGTACCGCGGCCGCCGCCGCTTTTGCATTGTTCCTGCAACCCGTGATCGCGATGGATCATTCCTCGCATACTGCCGCACCGGCGAAGGCCGCCAGCCAGCCATTGTCCGAAGGCACGGTCAGAAGGCTCGACCGGGCGGCGGGAAGCATCACCATCAGCCATGGCCCCATCGAAAATCTGGGCATGGGTGCGATGACCATGACCTTCACTTTCAAGAAGGGCGTGGTCCCGGCATCGGTCAAGGATGGTGACAAGCTGAGCTTCCGCGCCGAAGAAAAGGGCGGCCAGTACTCCGTCGTTCGCGTCGAAGCGGTGAAGTAG
- a CDS encoding TolC family protein, which translates to MRPAPILLAMLLLAGGYARAAEPEQVIGGSVESLLEFARSRHPEFAALRAEAEAATARVEPAGALPDPMLRTELRNVTNEGNDAASANLLPPRIGSARYAISQNLPWFGKRDLRREVAGAGADEAKAKARAGWLELATRIKLNYAQHHVHLSSIRYAQENLDLMRRVAETARTRYASGFGSQQDALRAQSEIIAMETDLVMLEGESAQAAARIRALLGRPGNVRLRPPEKLRPLPPVSQLDMVALEARLKANNPQLAADDARITGAEKGRELVARNRYPDVNLGISPTQTRNRVSEWELMFEINIPLQQGSRRAQEREAELNLEAARLRRQGNLNQSLAELSESLAGLDVARRLESLVTTGLLPQAELNLNAALAAYENGRVDFAAVLDAHRQLRRARNELVKARGDQQMRLAEIEKMVGEEL; encoded by the coding sequence ATGCGCCCCGCCCCTATCCTGCTCGCGATGCTGCTGCTGGCGGGAGGATATGCCCGTGCCGCGGAACCCGAGCAGGTGATCGGCGGCAGTGTCGAAAGCCTGCTTGAATTCGCCCGCAGCCGCCATCCCGAGTTCGCCGCGTTGCGCGCCGAGGCCGAGGCCGCCACGGCGCGCGTCGAGCCGGCCGGCGCGCTGCCCGACCCGATGTTGCGTACCGAGTTGCGCAACGTTACCAACGAAGGCAACGACGCGGCCAGCGCCAACCTGCTGCCGCCGCGCATCGGCAGTGCGCGCTACGCGATCAGCCAGAACCTGCCCTGGTTCGGCAAGCGCGACTTGCGGCGCGAGGTCGCCGGTGCCGGCGCCGACGAGGCGAAGGCGAAGGCGCGCGCAGGCTGGCTGGAACTGGCGACGCGGATCAAGCTCAACTATGCGCAGCACCATGTGCACCTGAGCAGCATCCGTTACGCACAGGAAAACCTGGACCTGATGCGGCGCGTTGCCGAGACCGCCCGCACCCGCTATGCCAGCGGCTTTGGCAGCCAGCAGGACGCCCTGCGCGCCCAGTCCGAGATCATTGCCATGGAGACCGACCTGGTCATGCTCGAAGGCGAGAGTGCACAGGCCGCTGCTCGAATTCGGGCCCTGCTGGGACGCCCCGGCAACGTGAGGCTGCGCCCGCCGGAAAAGCTGCGCCCATTGCCCCCGGTGTCGCAACTGGACATGGTCGCACTGGAGGCGCGCCTGAAGGCCAACAACCCGCAACTGGCCGCCGATGACGCACGCATCACCGGCGCCGAGAAGGGGCGCGAGCTGGTGGCGCGCAATCGCTATCCCGACGTGAACCTCGGCATCTCGCCGACCCAGACCCGCAACCGCGTCAGCGAGTGGGAGCTGATGTTCGAGATCAACATTCCGCTGCAGCAGGGCAGCCGGCGGGCACAGGAACGCGAGGCCGAGCTGAACCTCGAAGCGGCGCGCCTGCGCCGCCAGGGCAACCTCAACCAGAGCCTGGCCGAACTCAGCGAAAGCCTGGCCGGTCTCGACGTCGCGCGACGGCTGGAGTCGCTGGTGACCACGGGCCTTTTGCCGCAGGCCGAACTGAATCTGAACGCGGCGCTGGCCGCTTACGAAAACGGCCGCGTGGATTTCGCCGCGGTGCTCGATGCGCACCGGCAACTGCGCCGCGCCCGCAATGAACTGGTGAAGGCGCGCGGCGACCAGCAGATGCGGCTGGCCGAAATCGAAAAGATGGTGGGAGAAGAGCTATGA
- a CDS encoding efflux RND transporter permease subunit, with protein sequence MLNALIDWSARNKFLVVLATIFVTLAGIHAVLKTPLDALPDLSDVQVIIYTEVPGQAPQVVEDQVTYPLTTAMLSVPKSKVVRGFSFFGASFVYVIFEDGTDIYWARSRVLEYLNFAAGRLPKGVTPQLGPDATGVGWVYQYVVLAKDKSLAELRTIQDWFIRYQLTKAPGVAEVASIGGFVQQYQVVVDPVKLRAYGVALSTVTKAIRESNRDVGGRVVEMAETEYMVRGRGYLRGRADIENLVVKAERGTPVLIRDIAHVELGPDERRGITELNGEGEVVSGIAMSRYGQNALDVIHGVKEKLAEIAPGLPAGVTIETVYDRSDLIHRAIETLKNTLIEESLIVALVCLVFLMHARSALVAILMLPVGVLIAFIAMRALGMNSNIMSLGGVAIAIGAMVDAAIVMIENAHKHLERLKEGESRSEAIIAACKEVGPALFFSLLIITVSFLPVFTLEAQEGRLFSPLAYTKTFAMAGAAFLSLTLVPVLMLFFIRGAIMPEAKNPVNRVLIRLYRPIIAEVMRRKRATIVLALATLAVSLYPASKLGSEFMPTLNEGTLFYMPTSLPGMSITKAAELLQTQNKIIKSFPEVASVIGKAGRANTATDPAPTEMFETVINLKPESEWRPGMSIDKLIAELDRALQFPGVANSWTMPIKARIDMLSTGIRTPIGIKVFGKDLVEMERLAREIEGVVKTVPGTTSAYAERITGGFYLDIEPDREALARYGLGVGELQDTIATALGGEMVTTTVEGRERFGISVRYPRELRADPQAIAREVLVPVMGGAMVPLGQVAKVAIVKGAPAIRTENALLSAYIYVDIRDRDIGSYVADARQAVNAKVKFAPGYYIAWSGQFEYMERAIEKLKLVVPLTLLIIFLLLYLNFRRLTETLIVMLSVPFALVGGVWLMWLLNYNLSVAVAVGFIALAGVAAETGVVMLIYLDHAWEAAQARCRAENRRAASADLYAAVMEGAVERVRPKLMTVVAIMAGLLPIMWSTGAGSEVMSRIAAPMIGGMISSTILTLAVIPAIYALLKERELSRRAGG encoded by the coding sequence ATGCTGAATGCCCTCATCGACTGGTCGGCGCGGAACAAATTCCTCGTCGTCCTCGCCACGATTTTCGTCACGCTGGCCGGCATCCATGCCGTGCTGAAGACGCCGCTCGACGCACTGCCCGACCTCTCCGACGTGCAGGTCATCATCTACACCGAGGTGCCGGGCCAGGCGCCGCAGGTGGTGGAAGACCAGGTCACCTACCCGCTGACCACGGCCATGCTTTCGGTGCCGAAGTCGAAAGTGGTGCGCGGCTTTTCCTTCTTCGGCGCCTCCTTCGTCTATGTGATTTTCGAGGACGGCACCGACATCTACTGGGCGCGTTCGCGCGTCCTCGAATACCTGAACTTCGCCGCCGGACGTTTGCCGAAAGGCGTGACGCCGCAACTCGGTCCGGACGCAACGGGGGTCGGCTGGGTCTATCAGTACGTGGTGCTGGCGAAGGACAAGTCGCTGGCCGAACTGCGCACCATCCAGGACTGGTTCATCCGCTACCAGTTGACCAAGGCGCCGGGCGTGGCCGAGGTCGCCAGCATCGGCGGCTTCGTCCAGCAGTACCAGGTCGTCGTCGATCCGGTCAAGCTGCGCGCCTATGGCGTCGCGCTGTCCACGGTGACGAAGGCGATCCGTGAATCGAACCGCGACGTCGGCGGCCGCGTGGTCGAAATGGCCGAGACCGAGTACATGGTGCGCGGGCGCGGTTACCTGCGCGGGCGTGCCGACATCGAGAACCTTGTCGTCAAAGCGGAGCGGGGCACGCCGGTGCTGATCCGCGACATTGCGCACGTCGAGCTGGGTCCCGACGAACGGCGGGGCATCACCGAACTCAACGGCGAGGGCGAGGTGGTGTCCGGCATCGCCATGTCGCGCTACGGGCAGAACGCGCTCGACGTGATCCACGGCGTCAAGGAAAAGCTTGCCGAGATCGCCCCCGGCCTTCCCGCCGGCGTCACGATCGAAACCGTGTACGATCGCTCCGACCTGATCCATCGCGCCATCGAGACGCTGAAGAACACGCTGATCGAGGAAAGCCTCATCGTCGCGCTGGTCTGCCTGGTGTTCCTCATGCATGCGAGGAGCGCGCTGGTGGCGATCCTGATGCTGCCGGTGGGCGTGCTGATCGCCTTCATCGCCATGCGCGCGCTCGGCATGAATTCCAACATCATGAGCCTGGGCGGGGTCGCGATCGCCATCGGCGCCATGGTCGATGCCGCCATTGTCATGATCGAGAACGCGCACAAGCATCTGGAACGACTGAAAGAGGGCGAGTCCCGTAGCGAAGCAATCATCGCGGCGTGCAAGGAAGTCGGCCCGGCGCTGTTCTTCTCGCTGCTGATCATCACGGTGTCCTTCCTGCCGGTGTTCACGCTCGAAGCGCAGGAGGGCCGGCTGTTCTCGCCGCTGGCCTATACCAAGACCTTCGCCATGGCCGGCGCCGCCTTCCTGTCGCTGACCCTGGTGCCGGTGCTGATGCTGTTCTTCATCCGCGGCGCGATCATGCCCGAGGCGAAGAACCCGGTGAATCGCGTGCTGATCCGGCTCTACCGGCCGATCATCGCCGAGGTCATGCGCCGCAAGCGTGCCACGATTGTCCTCGCGCTGGCGACGCTGGCCGTCAGCCTGTATCCGGCATCGAAGCTGGGCAGCGAGTTCATGCCGACCTTGAACGAAGGCACGCTGTTCTACATGCCGACGTCCTTGCCGGGCATGTCGATCACCAAGGCCGCCGAGTTGCTGCAGACGCAGAACAAGATCATCAAGAGCTTCCCCGAAGTCGCCTCGGTGATCGGCAAGGCCGGGCGCGCCAACACCGCCACCGATCCGGCGCCGACGGAGATGTTCGAGACGGTGATCAACCTCAAGCCCGAATCCGAATGGCGGCCGGGCATGAGCATCGACAAGCTGATTGCCGAACTGGATCGCGCGCTGCAATTCCCCGGCGTCGCCAATTCCTGGACCATGCCGATCAAGGCGCGCATCGACATGCTGTCCACCGGCATCCGCACCCCGATCGGGATCAAGGTCTTCGGCAAGGACCTGGTCGAGATGGAACGTCTGGCGCGCGAGATCGAGGGCGTGGTGAAGACCGTGCCGGGCACCACCAGTGCCTACGCGGAACGCATCACCGGCGGCTTCTACCTCGACATCGAGCCCGACCGCGAGGCGCTGGCGCGCTACGGCCTCGGCGTCGGCGAGCTGCAGGACACCATCGCCACGGCACTGGGCGGCGAGATGGTGACGACCACGGTCGAGGGCCGCGAGCGTTTCGGCATCAGCGTGCGCTACCCGCGCGAGCTGCGTGCCGACCCGCAGGCCATCGCGCGCGAAGTACTGGTGCCGGTCATGGGCGGCGCCATGGTGCCGCTCGGGCAAGTGGCGAAGGTCGCCATCGTCAAGGGCGCGCCGGCCATCCGCACCGAGAACGCGCTGCTCTCGGCCTACATCTACGTCGACATCCGCGACCGCGACATCGGCTCCTACGTCGCCGACGCGCGTCAGGCCGTCAATGCGAAAGTGAAATTCGCCCCCGGCTACTACATCGCCTGGAGCGGCCAGTTCGAGTACATGGAGCGCGCCATCGAAAAGCTCAAGCTCGTCGTGCCGCTGACGCTGCTGATCATTTTCCTGCTGCTCTATCTCAATTTCCGGCGCCTGACCGAAACGCTGATCGTCATGCTCTCGGTGCCCTTCGCGCTGGTCGGCGGCGTCTGGCTGATGTGGCTGCTGAATTACAACCTGTCGGTGGCGGTGGCCGTCGGCTTCATTGCGCTGGCCGGCGTCGCCGCCGAAACCGGCGTGGTGATGCTGATCTACCTCGATCATGCCTGGGAGGCCGCTCAGGCCCGCTGCCGTGCCGAAAATCGCCGTGCCGCCAGCGCCGACTTGTACGCCGCGGTGATGGAAGGCGCGGTCGAGCGCGTGCGGCCCAAGCTGATGACCGTGGTCGCCATCATGGCCGGCCTGCTGCCGATCATGTGGAGCACGGGTGCCGGATCGGAAGTGATGAGCCGCATTGCCGCGCCGATGATCGGCGGCATGATTTCCTCGACGATCCTGACCTTGGCGGTGATCCCCGCGATCTATGCCCTGCTCAAGGAACGGGAACTGTCACGGCGTGCCGGAGGCTGA
- a CDS encoding sensor histidine kinase — MRRGLPALLVAGCIACLALTAHASPPVPVEVGPEAERVAVWPTLRVVVSADRNLGAAQAAVLANGGGAIAVDSPNHIFGRGTAPYWALFSLYNPAPSEQLRLLAVETTTQFDMRLFARSATGAWRQLPSLADAAAGRIGGGTTRPAWALELAPRQATEFLLRIEGPAIVRFPVFAYHPVDFAERERNITVAIGIALGGCLFIIIYAASLRRYLDDTLILLFIYMIIADLVGALWLSGFLAQLFPMLPETALSPIGFAAYASLFGCGSLHARAYLNCASWAPRTDFLLRVLGWLWLALAPFFALAFPVAARILLVWGGAAIAAILVVVSALATHRKIRFSPYIGVAWLAYLVGGMFFLAARIIDNPVAWSSSAFVLLQATVVAACFGFAMSQRLMQQRDALVAARQQAVMEREKAAALMRERSLLFAATNHDLRQPLLGVNLFADLLKSAATPAEREERSRKLDLALKEVDELLLGIQQLATVHEAEHRPVMQRVKLDDLLAPIIEEYRGRSEYKRITIRYVPSRLSITTHVPYFQRIVRNVLSNAIRYTEQGDRILVGCRRGGGLRLVIADTGHGMTEDQIRRAFDAFQRFDTKSSIPDGFGLGLFSTKSLANSLGLAVALKSRAGRGTEFSIALSASGTP, encoded by the coding sequence ATGAGGCGCGGACTTCCCGCTCTTCTCGTGGCCGGCTGCATCGCCTGCCTGGCGCTCACGGCGCACGCGTCCCCTCCGGTGCCCGTCGAGGTCGGGCCCGAAGCGGAACGGGTGGCCGTTTGGCCAACACTGCGGGTGGTGGTGTCGGCCGACAGGAACCTGGGGGCCGCTCAGGCGGCGGTACTGGCCAACGGCGGCGGCGCAATCGCCGTCGATAGCCCGAATCACATTTTCGGTCGCGGCACCGCACCCTACTGGGCCCTGTTTTCCCTGTACAACCCCGCGCCGTCGGAGCAGCTGCGGCTGCTCGCGGTGGAAACCACCACCCAGTTCGACATGCGCCTGTTCGCGCGGAGCGCAACGGGTGCGTGGCGCCAGCTTCCCTCGCTGGCCGATGCCGCGGCCGGACGTATCGGCGGCGGCACCACGCGTCCGGCCTGGGCGCTTGAGCTGGCGCCACGGCAGGCCACCGAATTCCTGTTGCGCATCGAGGGTCCGGCCATCGTCCGCTTTCCGGTGTTTGCCTATCACCCGGTGGACTTTGCCGAGCGGGAACGCAACATCACCGTCGCGATCGGCATTGCCCTCGGCGGCTGCCTCTTCATCATCATCTACGCCGCATCGCTGCGGCGCTATCTCGATGACACCCTGATACTCCTGTTCATCTACATGATCATCGCGGACCTGGTCGGCGCCCTGTGGCTGTCCGGATTTCTGGCCCAGCTGTTTCCCATGCTGCCGGAAACCGCGCTCAGTCCGATAGGCTTTGCGGCCTACGCAAGCCTGTTCGGCTGCGGCAGCCTGCATGCTCGCGCCTACCTCAACTGCGCGTCCTGGGCGCCGCGGACGGATTTCCTGTTGCGGGTCCTCGGCTGGCTCTGGCTCGCGCTGGCGCCATTTTTTGCCCTGGCGTTTCCTGTCGCCGCCCGGATTCTTCTGGTCTGGGGCGGTGCCGCGATCGCCGCGATACTTGTCGTCGTTTCCGCCCTGGCCACGCACAGGAAAATCCGCTTCTCCCCCTACATAGGCGTCGCCTGGCTGGCCTACCTGGTCGGCGGAATGTTCTTTCTTGCGGCGCGGATAATCGACAACCCCGTGGCCTGGTCATCGAGCGCCTTCGTCCTGCTGCAAGCCACGGTGGTCGCGGCCTGTTTCGGCTTTGCCATGAGCCAGCGCCTGATGCAGCAGCGGGATGCGCTGGTGGCGGCGCGTCAGCAGGCCGTCATGGAGCGCGAGAAGGCAGCGGCCCTTATGCGTGAGCGCAGCCTGTTGTTTGCCGCCACCAATCATGATCTGCGCCAGCCGCTGCTGGGCGTCAATCTGTTCGCGGACCTGCTCAAGTCCGCCGCCACGCCAGCGGAACGTGAAGAGCGCTCGCGCAAGCTCGATCTGGCGCTGAAGGAGGTCGACGAACTGCTGCTCGGCATCCAGCAACTGGCCACCGTGCACGAGGCGGAGCATCGCCCGGTCATGCAGCGGGTGAAACTCGACGACCTGCTGGCGCCCATCATCGAGGAATACCGGGGGCGATCGGAATACAAGCGCATCACCATCCGCTACGTGCCCTCGCGCCTGTCCATCACGACCCACGTACCTTACTTCCAGCGCATCGTGCGCAACGTGCTCTCGAACGCCATCCGCTACACCGAGCAGGGCGACCGGATACTTGTCGGCTGCCGGCGGGGAGGGGGCCTGCGCCTGGTCATCGCGGATACCGGCCACGGCATGACCGAAGACCAAATCCGGCGCGCGTTCGATGCGTTCCAGCGCTTCGACACCAAGAGCTCCATTCCGGACGGATTCGGCCTTGGCCTGTTCAGCACCAAGAGCCTCGCCAACTCATTGGGTCTGGCGGTGGCCCTGAAAAGCCGCGCCGGACGCGGCACCGAATTCAGCATCGCGCTGTCAGCCTCCGGCACGCCGTGA
- a CDS encoding response regulator transcription factor, with product MKADGTVSIADGEFPAPADVRIRTPSCNAVHEGSCCVQTDRRSPFALIVEDHPLVSDSLVACIRDCDAALRVDTAESLRAALRILAQRPMPVLVVTDLTLTDANGMEAVKRLRAAVPHSPLLVFTALDDPELRNEAKALGVRGYLIKNASTQTLRDEIRTALGGRPHGPHAAPVGTAAPDPLLTPKQRAVLEELAAGRSNHQIAARMNISEETVRSHMKEILGRLAVKNRTEAVVRYLQMLRPDARR from the coding sequence GTGAAGGCGGATGGAACTGTCTCGATTGCGGACGGGGAATTCCCGGCGCCAGCCGACGTCCGGATTCGAACACCTAGCTGCAATGCCGTTCATGAAGGATCTTGTTGCGTGCAGACAGACCGCCGCAGTCCGTTCGCCCTGATCGTCGAGGACCATCCGCTGGTCTCCGATTCGCTTGTCGCCTGCATCCGCGACTGCGATGCGGCATTGCGGGTGGACACTGCGGAATCCCTCCGCGCCGCGTTGCGCATTCTTGCGCAACGGCCGATGCCAGTGCTGGTCGTGACCGATCTGACGCTGACCGACGCCAATGGCATGGAAGCGGTAAAACGCTTGCGCGCAGCCGTACCCCACAGCCCGTTGCTGGTCTTCACGGCGCTGGATGATCCGGAATTGCGCAACGAAGCGAAGGCCCTGGGGGTGAGGGGCTACCTCATCAAGAACGCATCGACCCAGACGCTGCGGGACGAAATCCGGACCGCATTGGGCGGACGCCCGCACGGGCCACACGCCGCTCCCGTCGGCACGGCCGCGCCGGACCCGCTGCTTACGCCAAAACAGCGCGCCGTGCTTGAAGAACTGGCGGCGGGCCGCAGCAATCACCAGATCGCCGCGCGGATGAACATCAGCGAAGAAACGGTGCGCTCCCACATGAAGGAAATCCTCGGTCGACTCGCGGTGAAGAATCGCACCGAAGCCGTTGTCCGCTACCTCCAGATGCTCAGACCCGATGCCCGCCGCTGA